A genomic region of Verrucomicrobiota bacterium contains the following coding sequences:
- a CDS encoding serine/threonine-protein kinase, with protein MDTQPKCSTCGKALPANAPGGLCPECLIKVGLGSNADIGPDTEIGAARPAFVPPSVETLAPRFPQLEVLELIGKGGMGAVYKARQKKLNRIVALKILPLGVADDASFAERFAREAQALAQLNHPGIVTLYEFGETNGQFYFLMEFVDGVNLRQLMQTGRVSAREALAIVPQICDALQFAHDQGIVHRDIKPENILIDRRGRVKVADFGLAKLIGQKDADEPTADAASIRNPQSAISNAVMGTPQYMSPEQIAAPGEVDHRADIYALGVVFYQMLTGELPGRPLEAPSHKVQIDVRLDAVVLRALEQQPGLRYQHVSDVKTMVETIASTLPLASSPETPATTGGAPVREQSDLISKLLLFSPIVGVRNGRRVIHWAGAASNGILFMGVMAVFFGGAAFSGEHISGWVVWINVFVLGMLVTSIVRDCRRPIEQLPSLDDKEAGKTPPAGPRASPAQPSRFSRTAIVGAVWAAFPCLFVTQMLMAKFVSLASLTASPVWWTMHLLQQDLLGLSGFLGTTILGWIAVAQIRRSAGQLYGLGLAVFDGLLFPLLALDAVLLWLWTIVIKMLMGSSLDMSRYLEIYQPDIAPALVREWATVATVVTALVVDYLIIRWAWRAANKPVGSAPSAAPEVSPPAVVPNTPLATAACCTAWGSGIFAAATWLMLPHPPVWLVWSILVTALAAVGMAIPVRQSPCGKWALWFGAIQTAVWLTIATLAPWQHYLPDAAEEKGEVRYRVFEAEASSVDTLVPETTRKPGQMMDRELEIPNRPAQIGSPVNMVSQTTEIDGEVLGKLLLDCSKPPWLLVDNRYGFYPWPGMAVSWSYSRLGEFFGTGGGSGILGVQRRNGVLQLRTESHPTHSLNCAYQNALIVWEGNAPQPGRARTFFLPFSRKDGSAKFLVIAFEVSNGEPAKRSIQPNGSHISHNDQTVLLHDDSVDVHYAIFYQGNHLNSGGGLDSSTTNPRAWKEDHNIQLENGRTFGYQRDSVMQDYLHINGKQYDLREGRVFVIRDDGSVERLALFPPLAIAREPEALAKFIAAPSAKADAKLSFGPVVERVVPFSAPCLGHAFQFRSGRLFVDGHGPGTTKEQAAEDQKIIDAAGGADAKAFGLADGLQFAGEGCLFLQTDPSKWLESTETGVVDNLKDTTWIVGILQPTRKDLPLTAYFKTARGEIGILQLLDIVESELGFHTDGQKGYGVKLRYKLVNTPEKKP; from the coding sequence ATGGACACCCAACCTAAATGTTCAACGTGCGGCAAAGCGCTTCCGGCCAACGCGCCGGGCGGGTTGTGCCCCGAATGCCTCATCAAAGTCGGCCTCGGATCAAACGCGGATATTGGGCCGGACACGGAAATCGGCGCTGCCCGGCCCGCATTCGTGCCGCCTTCCGTTGAGACCCTCGCGCCCCGCTTTCCGCAACTCGAAGTTCTCGAACTCATCGGCAAGGGCGGCATGGGGGCCGTCTATAAAGCCCGGCAAAAGAAGCTCAATCGCATTGTCGCGCTCAAAATTCTTCCCCTCGGCGTTGCCGATGATGCTTCATTTGCGGAACGCTTCGCCCGCGAAGCCCAGGCCCTGGCGCAACTCAACCACCCCGGTATTGTCACCCTCTACGAATTTGGCGAGACCAATGGTCAGTTCTATTTCCTGATGGAATTCGTGGACGGTGTAAACCTTCGCCAATTGATGCAAACGGGCCGGGTTTCCGCCCGCGAAGCCCTGGCCATTGTGCCACAGATTTGCGATGCCCTCCAATTTGCCCACGACCAGGGCATCGTCCATCGAGACATCAAGCCCGAGAACATCCTCATTGACCGTCGGGGCCGGGTAAAGGTCGCGGATTTTGGCCTGGCAAAGTTGATCGGCCAAAAAGATGCTGACGAGCCGACGGCCGACGCTGCTTCAATCCGCAATCCGCAATCTGCAATCAGCAATGCGGTCATGGGCACACCCCAGTATATGTCCCCTGAGCAGATCGCTGCTCCAGGGGAAGTGGATCATCGCGCGGATATTTACGCGCTGGGCGTGGTGTTCTACCAGATGCTCACGGGCGAACTGCCGGGCAGACCGCTCGAAGCGCCGTCGCACAAAGTGCAGATAGACGTGCGCCTCGATGCCGTCGTGTTGCGCGCGTTGGAGCAACAACCGGGACTGCGTTACCAGCATGTCAGCGACGTGAAGACGATGGTGGAGACGATTGCCTCAACGCTGCCGCTGGCAAGTTCTCCCGAAACCCCGGCCACGACGGGCGGCGCGCCCGTCCGAGAGCAATCGGACCTGATATCGAAGTTGCTGCTTTTTTCGCCAATAGTCGGCGTCCGCAACGGGCGACGTGTCATTCATTGGGCCGGTGCGGCCTCGAACGGAATCCTGTTCATGGGAGTGATGGCGGTGTTTTTCGGCGGGGCGGCTTTCTCGGGGGAGCACATCTCCGGCTGGGTGGTATGGATTAATGTATTTGTCCTCGGAATGCTGGTCACGAGCATTGTCCGCGATTGTAGAAGGCCGATTGAACAGCTCCCGTCTCTCGACGACAAGGAAGCCGGGAAAACCCCACCTGCCGGACCAAGAGCCAGCCCGGCGCAACCGTCGCGCTTCTCGCGCACCGCCATCGTAGGGGCGGTATGGGCGGCGTTTCCTTGTCTGTTTGTCACCCAAATGCTCATGGCGAAATTCGTTTCACTCGCTTCGCTGACAGCTTCGCCGGTCTGGTGGACGATGCATTTATTGCAGCAGGATTTGTTGGGATTATCAGGCTTTCTGGGCACGACGATTCTCGGGTGGATCGCCGTCGCACAAATCCGCCGATCGGCAGGACAGCTTTACGGGCTGGGGCTGGCCGTTTTCGACGGACTGCTGTTCCCGCTGCTGGCGCTGGATGCGGTCCTGTTGTGGCTCTGGACCATCGTTATCAAGATGCTGATGGGGTCGTCGCTCGACATGAGTCGTTATCTGGAAATCTATCAGCCCGACATCGCCCCGGCTCTCGTCCGCGAATGGGCAACCGTGGCGACCGTAGTCACGGCGCTGGTCGTGGACTACCTCATCATCCGCTGGGCTTGGCGCGCGGCGAACAAGCCGGTCGGCAGCGCTCCGTCCGCAGCGCCGGAGGTTTCTCCACCCGCAGTCGTGCCGAATACACCGCTGGCGACCGCTGCTTGCTGCACTGCGTGGGGGAGCGGAATCTTTGCGGCCGCAACATGGCTCATGCTGCCGCATCCGCCTGTGTGGTTGGTCTGGTCCATCCTCGTCACAGCCCTTGCGGCGGTGGGGATGGCCATCCCGGTGCGCCAGTCGCCATGCGGAAAGTGGGCGCTATGGTTCGGGGCTATTCAAACTGCCGTCTGGTTGACCATTGCCACGCTCGCGCCATGGCAGCACTACCTCCCGGATGCGGCCGAGGAGAAAGGCGAGGTTCGCTATCGGGTGTTCGAGGCAGAGGCCAGCTCGGTGGACACGCTGGTACCGGAGACAACGCGCAAGCCTGGTCAAATGATGGACCGCGAACTGGAGATTCCGAACCGGCCTGCGCAGATCGGCTCGCCGGTGAACATGGTTTCGCAGACGACCGAGATTGACGGGGAGGTGCTCGGCAAACTGCTGCTGGACTGCTCCAAACCACCGTGGTTGCTGGTGGATAACCGTTACGGGTTTTATCCATGGCCGGGCATGGCTGTTTCGTGGAGCTACAGCCGCCTGGGCGAGTTCTTCGGCACCGGTGGTGGGAGTGGAATTCTTGGGGTTCAAAGACGCAACGGAGTGCTCCAATTGCGAACCGAATCTCACCCCACCCACTCCCTCAACTGCGCGTATCAAAATGCGTTGATCGTCTGGGAGGGCAATGCGCCGCAACCGGGTCGGGCGCGAACGTTCTTCCTGCCGTTCTCCCGCAAGGATGGCTCCGCGAAGTTTCTCGTCATCGCGTTTGAAGTCAGCAACGGCGAACCTGCCAAACGAAGCATACAACCCAATGGCAGTCATATCAGCCACAACGATCAGACGGTGCTGCTGCACGACGACAGCGTGGACGTTCACTATGCGATATTCTACCAGGGGAATCATCTCAACTCCGGTGGCGGTTTGGATTCCAGCACCACCAATCCACGGGCGTGGAAAGAGGATCACAACATCCAATTGGAGAACGGTCGCACCTTTGGCTATCAGCGCGATTCGGTGATGCAGGATTATCTGCACATCAACGGCAAACAATACGATCTGCGCGAGGGCCGCGTCTTCGTGATTCGCGATGACGGCTCGGTCGAAAGGCTTGCGCTGTTTCCGCCACTCGCCATCGCTCGCGAGCCGGAAGCCCTGGCCAAATTCATCGCCGCACCGAGCGCAAAAGCCGATGCCAAGCTATCCTTCGGCCCGGTGGTGGAGCGCGTCGTGCCGTTCAGTGCGCCGTGCCTTGGACATGCGTTTCAATTTCGCAGCGGGAGGCTTTTCGTTGACGGGCACGGGCCGGGCACAACGAAAGAACAGGCAGCCGAAGATCAGAAGATCATTGATGCGGCGGGTGGCGCAGATGCGAAGGCGTTCGGACTCGCAGATGGGTTGCAATTTGCCGGCGAAGGCTGCCTCTTCCTGCAGACCGATCCATCGAAATGGCTGGAATCAACCGAAACAGGCGTCGTTGACAACTTGAAGGACACGACCTGGATTGTCGGCATCCTGCAGCCGACTCGAAAAGATTTGCCGCTGACCGCCTACTTCAAAACCGCACGCGGCGAGATCGGCATCCTGCAACTGCTCGATATCGTCGAAAGTGAACTCGGCTTCCACACCGATGGACAGAAAGGTTACGGTGTGAAACTGCGCTACAAGCTGGTGAACACTCCGGAAAAAAAGCCATAG